DNA from Elaeis guineensis isolate ETL-2024a chromosome 2, EG11, whole genome shotgun sequence:
GCATAGATGATTACAAGCCTAAATGCAATTAATTTGCAGAAATTCTGCTATATGCACAAATTAGATAACTTGTGTGTACATGGTTATATATAATTTTCCAGATTATTATATCCTTATTACTAGTCATACTCGTGATGTGTGTACTAGTGGTTGCACATGTGTGCACATGTGTGGAGGGCTGTGAAGGGGCTAAGTTATTGGTTTGCCTTAGTAGGGAATGAGTTCTAACAGCATTTTATTGTTATTTCCATTTTTGTTCTTTAAAAATAATGGTATGAGTTTATTTAATAATTGTATACTAGTCTAATGAACAGTGGAAAAGTTTTGTCATGAGAGTTGCTAATCACTTCTTGAAATCACTTTTCTCTGCATTGTTGAATATATTATGTCTTTGTTTTGCTTTAAATAGGGAAAAGGGATATGATATACAGGATGACAATCTAGAAGGCAAGTACAAAGATTGGCAAAAGAAATTACATCCTGATTTAGTTCATTTAAAATCTGAGGTTGGACCACCTAGTCACAAACTTCAGAGTCATATTATGATTTATGTTTTGAATATATTATACTGAATTAATATTTGTCCTCAATATTATCTAGAAAGAAAAGACTTTTGCTGCTAACCAGTCTGCTCGAGTGAATGATGCATACCGCACAATCAGTAAATCACTGTCGAGGGCAGTATACTTGGTAGGCCTTTTATGTTCTTGAACTCTTTCCCATTTTTATGATActtctttttattctttctcTGCTCATTGTTTTGTAGTTCTCTATGGTAATTTCTTGCTTGTTCAGCAGCTCAATTATAGAGCACCATATTTGCCCGTCTGTTTTAATTTTAGTAACTCAACGCTTGTCATGTtcaaatgaaaaagatattgGGATATTAGCAATTCTTCACTATTGTGGAGAAATTTGTGAGGACCTAAGAAGTGCAGTTCTGTAAACAACTAGGAGACTTAAAAGTTTTGTTGCATCAGTATCCACATGTATGATGTGTCAGTTACCAATATTTCTTGGATATGGTGAGCGTGTTTAAGATAGTTATTTTaagatatcattattttaaagaTCAGAAAAATATTGACACAAGTGGGATTCCtccagggatttttttttttgctttttgaagTGATACATGTGGACATTTTCATGATGGACATAATGGATGGTCAGGGTTGGAGTTTGTGATGTTATTGTTATGGAATGTAGTATGTATATTAGACGACTTCACGATGTTTATGTATGTTGATGTTATTGTATGGAGTTCTATGTTTTATTATAACCTAATATGCTTTCTGAATGCCTTTTTTACATACTATACATACAATACATATTTGTTACCGTATGTCAGACTTGTGGTATCCATTTTTTTCAAGATTTCTTGTGTTAGTATATCTGTATTTTCCTGTATCCATATGCCTTCTTCATGTCCATGCTTCATAGATAACTTATTTGTAAAAGAGATTTCACATGTATTAAATGAATCAGACCCTCAAACTAGAAAAGTCTACAAAGATCAACTTAGTACCACTATAGGATCTTACTTTGGCATAACAGGGTAACCATAGGGATGCTTTGTTGTCGAATGCCATGTTACAGGTGGTGTTTTGAAATGGTTGGGGTCAACTTTTCCCTGCTATTGGTCCACACAGAACTTGATTGAATTTGGAAGTAATCTCATGTGTGGTTGTTGTTTTGGAATAGATTCTTGAAAGAGAATGAAGGTATTTAAATTATCAGTTATTTAACAAAGTATTCTCACGGAAATAACAGAGCCTATTGATAGAAAATACTAAGAGAAGCAAAAAAAGGGATTAAGACAATTTGTTACTACAATTTAAGTTGGAAGTAGTAAATGATATGAGGAAAGGTGTACCTTGTGGCTAGATTACTTGGCCAGTGTCAACCTAGGCTGACAGTTATTTACTCAATTTCATGAGGACCAACCTTACATGTTATGTTGTTTGTAATAAATTGTGCACGTTTATTGTTCCTTGGGTTGTGTAGTCATGCGGCTCATTTTTCTAGTTTCTTACCAATATCATCCTTTCATTGTTTGTGGCATGACTAACTGCAACTAACCAAACATTAAATTAAAGCTATTGCATGAGTACAGGTTATTACAGTTTGCTCATTGTTTCTAGTTTCTTACCCATATCATCCTTTCATTGTTTGTGGCACGACTAACTGCAACTAACTAAACATTAAATTAAAGCTATTGCATGAGTACAGGTTATTACAGTTTGCCTTTTTACATGACaagaataaaagatattattttggtATCTATTTACATGAATCCTGTGCTATTACAAAAAAGCCTTACAAAAGAGTGGCATATATCATCTAGCTTATGTGGTGCAGTTATTTAAAAGACCACGCTGGTAGAGTTGCATTAGCAGTGTTTTTGTGTGACATTTCCGTATGGCACAAACTTGTTTTGTTGTTACAAGTTTCAACACAACAAATTGCCTGACATTTTTGGAAGTTTCTTGATGTCTAGTGACTTCTGACAGATGCGACTCGAGGGTGTACATGTTGATGAAGAAAAAACAGTCATGGATCTGGATCTGCTTTCTGAGGTAATCTGCTGCAGATTCTTATTTAGTGCAGGGAAAATTTAAGCATTATGGATTTTTTTGACAGGGTTGTCTCTCCTACCATGTgtgcccaaaatttttttgatgctatGTACAGTCTGCCCTTGCTACTATTATCCCTTCATGCAAACTTGATATCCATTGATACCTTCTTTTCTTGATAAAACAAAAAGGTTTTCATTAATTAACAATAGTCTTCAACCTACTGACGTGCACAGATGATGGAGATCCGAGAAGCTGTTGAAGAGGCCAGTGATTCTCATGCTCTAAGGCAGTTACAGTCTCAGGTTTATCAGATTGGTATTTGCATTTCCAAAGGATATGTTATATTTCCTAACCAATATGCCTAATTATCATCTCTCTTTTCCCTGATCTAATTCTTGTTGTAGATAAAAAGAAAATTTGAAGCTTGGTCAAACTCTTTTTTGGAAGCTTTCAAAAGGAAAGACTTTGATGATGCAATAAATTCAATACAGAGAATGAGATATTATGATCGGGCAATTGAAGAGATTATAAAGAAGCTTTGATTTTAGTTCTTATGTAAGATTATTGTTAATCAAGTCAGATTAGAAGGTCAGCTTGAAGTTGTTGTTGGAAAGGTCCGCGGATTATGGCCTTACCAAGGTGGAGGTAAGAGTGTTTTTTCCCCCTCATATCaatgagagttgattacaatcTCATCTCAATAATGTTATGGAGCATACCTATGAAGTGTTAACAATTTGCTGTTTCATCAAAAAACCCTTGATTCAACTGTACCGTTCACAAAATAGCCTTTTTTAAGGCACTTGTGCACTTGGTATGGAACAATTGCCACCAAGCTTAGAGGAAATGgatgccattttttttttcttgctaaagAGTCTATTGCCTCGGCCTGTATGAGGGGAAGATGCCTCTGCTAACATTATCATCTCAGCGGACCATGGAGAGGAAACCCCAGTAGCATCGAAGGACCAATCCAGGTATTTGCTTTCCAACACTAGTAGTGCTTGACTAGCATGAACTGCCAGTGCTATGCACAGGATCGGAGTTCATAAGTTGTTGGTTAAGCATTTCTGTCTATATTTGTAAATGAATGTAAATTTCCATATTTGTCGAACAAAAGCTGAAGTTAGCTTCGCAATTGATACGATATAATCAGATCAAATGAACAGGCAAAGAACCCAAAAATAAATATCCAACCAGCACAAAATAGAACTCCGAGTGCAAAAATCCAACATCCGAAACCTGTGTTTCCAGTGAAAGTCCCAAATTTCTGGTGGTGCATAAGCATGAACCTCATGCTGGAAGGAATGGCCGGTGTAAGCACGGCCATCTAAATATGGATAATTTTTCTCATTCATGGTATTGCGAAGCACCAATTCAAGCAGGTTTGAGTAGAGAATACGTACGGGCGATTATTTGCATAAGAATGTCACCAGCAAGTGTAAAAGTAATTTGGGTACATAGTTGTCCTAGGAAGGTTCAGATATTTGCAACTTGGAATCTAATTTTTCCTACTacagtaagtttttttttttttttttaatgaattcttTTATGACTAATACAACCGTGCAGGCTTAAAGAACAAATTCAAGGACAATTAGTTAAACCAATTCAAAAATAAACAATCCGGGTTTTTGCAAAGGTAGTCTCGCATGAATGTGTAGCTCATTACATGAAACGAGAAGGATTTATgagggaggaaaaaaaagaaatactATGCAAATGGTTAAAACACCGGATAAGCGGAAGATTTATCCTTGTTTTCCTATTTCTCATCATCACCTGGATTTGGTATTCCAATTCCAATGACAACTAGATACATGAATAGATGCTTGATTCAACATGAGACTGTTATGTTACCTTGTTATCAATTTTGCCTTCCTCTCATGGCTGGCTGGTCATGCAAACATTTCTGCCATCATGCGTTGCACCTTCTTATGACAAGCTGCGCAACACTGACACTGAAATGGCGCATCCGCATGGGCATATATTTGATGATACCATCCACAACATAATCCATTTCCTACAAATGATAATTATCACTATTGTTGCGAATATGAATAAAATGTTATGCAGATACCATACCTTTTTGACTCCAAAGTTCTCATGCATCTCTATTTTTGGCCCTTCAATTGTGGCTTTCCTTCCGGTCCACTTAGCAAAAGGTCAGATTGCTTGGTTTAATTGATGCACCGATATTTCTTTGGAGTGCGGTCATACCTAGACTAATATGCGGAATTGCATCAGAACTCTGCGATTAAGTATGGCTGTAGAGTGTAAAACTACGATGGGCAACCTTTTAGAAAGGCCTTATGTTGACCCTTTtcaaattcaataaaaaaaactgataggctgatatatatatataaggaaaTCTATTTTTCATCCTGACTTTAAAAGAAATGAGAATTACATTTTATAAAAATGTGAAAATAAAATTCCACAGCAAACTCTGAATTTGATTTTGGGGAGGCAGGTGAAGGCGGGAACTCCGAATCGCCGCAGACTGCTACCAAGCGGCATTATATATACCATACACCCGTccggaaagagagaggaggaggggaggaggaggttgaggagatgatcgaggtggaggacGACGCCAGCTTCCTCTCTTTGGTCGAAGCGGCCGAGGCCGAAGCCTTGGGGGCAGGCAAGGCCAAGCGCCGGAAAGTCTCTACCGACGGCCCGCCCCCACCCCCAACAATGGTCGAGGAGGGTTCCTACACGGCTGCCCTCAGAGGCAGCCGCAGCTCCCTctggcagcagcagcagcaggaaCTGAAGCTCCAACAAAAGAAGAAGGACAGCAGCGGCCTCCGCCTTGGTGGCAACCCCTCCGCCTTCTCGTCTTCTTCTAATGGCAACGCCTGCTTCAACTGCGGCATGGCTGGTCACTGGGCCAGGGACTGCACCGCCGGGAGAGGGCGCGAGGGAGAAGGGGCGCAATCTCGCCGGGTGGCTTTTATTGGCGGAGATGATGGAGAGGTGCCGGAGAAGGCGTGCCCTTGTGGGGCTGGAAGCTGTCTGGTTCGGACCTCAAATACTCTCAAGAACCCTGGGCGAAAGTTCTACAGGTGCCCTGTTAGAGAGGTAATGTTGGAGTATTTGATTGTTTTGGTTGACAAGGTGCTTGTTGTTTTGCCTCAAAGAGAATGGTTATTCATCTGCGCGTGCGTCCGTGCGTGCGTTCCATGCCCTGAATTGTGTGTTAAATTAACTTCCCAACCGTGCTTTTGGAGATTATTAATACGGTAGGAAAAATAAGAATGGAAAGAAAGAGGGAAAATCAATGGATTCATTTACCATCTCATAATTTCTTTTGTAAACGGTGAGCGAGGATTTTAGCTCGGATATACTGTTGCTCAAACGGGTAGTAAGTAAGAGAAACTGAAGCTTTGAGATCTTGCATCAGAGGAAACATAAGAACAGAACCATGTATCATTGCACAAAGCATTGCATATATTGGATTCTTAGGTACTCCTTATTATTGGACATATCTCAACCCCAGATGTCACTGCTAAGGGTCATGCATTGTGTTGTTATAATTTTTTCCATGATTCCCGCTTATGTTTTGTTGTTTATGTTAAGTCACTGGAGTTGTCATCTCTGTTTTTGTGAGTATTCCCTGTCACTTCGCTAACTAAATGCTACATTATTAATCTGTGAAAACATATGGAGTTCCTTGTTGATTCCTTCAGAGATTCATTATGTTTTTTCTAATATACATAAATATGTAGTTCCTTGTTGATTCCTTCTGAGAttgtatatatatttctttttaaatttaaaaattatatactgaTGTCTGGATCATTGATGCAATGTTGGTCCAGGAAAATGGAGGATGCAAGTTTTTTGAGTGGTGTGATGATCAATCATCAAGTATTTCCACTTCCCAAAGTGTTTTGAACCAACAATCGAGTTTATCAGTTCCATATCTCCCGTGTCCATGTGGAGCTGGGTCTTGCCTGGTTCTGGTTACAAAGACTGGGGTGAATGCGGGCAGGCAGTACTACCGTTGCCCACTTAATGAGGTATGACAATAATCACTATAAACTACATTTTCCTTTCCTAAATTTTCAGTTGCCTTCTGTGATGCAGTAATCATCTTTATGCTGCATTCTTACTTGCTCCTGTGAGTACTGATTACTGGCCATGGATGGCTGATACAGGGTTTTTCTCTATGCTGTCA
Protein-coding regions in this window:
- the LOC105059589 gene encoding iron-sulfur cluster co-chaperone protein HscB homolog isoform X1; protein product: MSSWRKLWVSGLSLLCRRYHLPPDLHLGLRSARVLMCSLPRPFTSCSGHHRPFPESRVFGRFCFSSESSNGRCWNCGAAAALAEPFLSCRACGSVQPVDQSVDYFQIFGLEKGYDIQDDNLEGKYKDWQKKLHPDLVHLKSEKEKTFAANQSARVNDAYRTISKSLSRAVYLMRLEGVHVDEEKTVMDLDLLSEMMEIREAVEEASDSHALRQLQSQIKRKFEAWSNSFLEAFKRKDFDDAINSIQRMRYYDRAIEEIIKKL
- the LOC105059589 gene encoding iron-sulfur cluster co-chaperone protein HscB homolog isoform X2 — translated: MSSWRKLWVSGLSLLCRRYHLPPDLHLGLRSARVLMCSLPRPFTSCSGHHRPFPESRVFGRFCFSSESSNGRCWNCGAAAALAEPFLSCRACGSVQPVDQSVDYFQIFGLEKGYDIQDDNLEGKYKDWQKKLHPDLVHLKSEKEKTFAANQSARVNDAYRTISKSLSRAVYLMRLEGVHVDEEKTVMDLDLLSEMMEIREAVEEASDSHALRQLQSQVYQIDKKKI
- the LOC105059584 gene encoding uncharacterized protein isoform X1 encodes the protein MIEVEDDASFLSLVEAAEAEALGAGKAKRRKVSTDGPPPPPTMVEEGSYTAALRGSRSSLWQQQQQELKLQQKKKDSSGLRLGGNPSAFSSSSNGNACFNCGMAGHWARDCTAGRGREGEGAQSRRVAFIGGDDGEVPEKACPCGAGSCLVRTSNTLKNPGRKFYRCPVREENGGCKFFEWCDDQSSSISTSQSVLNQQSSLSVPYLPCPCGAGSCLVLVTKTGVNAGRQYYRCPLNEGRGSCGFFKWCNEHVSVGSQPATASRYDGVSNNTGSQTNGEKSNSSCFNCGQEGHWSRECSKQPLDNHASIGRTHFVSSGSYTCFKCGKTGHWARECPTQDAGMSAGSRRTPVTSRTPYTYSCK
- the LOC105059584 gene encoding uncharacterized protein isoform X2 codes for the protein MIEVEDDASFLSLVEAAEAEALGAGKAKRRKVSTDGPPPPPTMVEEGSYTAALRGSRSSLWQQQQQELKLQQKKKDSSGLRLGGNPSAFSSSSNGNACFNCGMAGHWARDCTAGRGREGEGAQSRRVAFIGGDDGEVPEKACPCGAGSCLVRTSNTLKNPGRKFYRCPVREENGGCKFFEWCDDQSSSISTSQSVLNQQSSLSVPYLPCPCGAGSCLVLVTKTGVNAGRQYYRCPLNEVVNLQLLQDMMASVTTQEAKLMVRRATHLVLTVDKKAIGPGSAPSSHWITMQA